The following proteins are co-located in the Shouchella hunanensis genome:
- a CDS encoding ABC transporter permease codes for MLRKYANGWNLITLFILLFFALFILFPVVLVLNKSVYNAETGFTLQHFAHFFDRKFYWVTLWNSIKVTIVATLLAVLIGLPLAYILRRVKIFGSKAIQILIIVSYISPPFIGAYAWIQLLGRGGVITKFVNDTFGLNYDGIYGFAGIVLVLTLQSFPLIFIYISGALKNVDNSLIEAAESLGYSGFQRMLKIVVPLITPTLLASALLVFMRVIADFGTPMLIGEGYRTIPVLIYTQFMSEVGGDAGFAAAIATIFIIVTIALFLVQRIISRQYSYSMSALKPMEVKKSFGIKNVLSHSVVYVIALLSILPQLVVIYTSFLETTGGQVYTGRFSLQNYETILFNRDLSMILNTYKLGFFAIIIIVIIGIFISYLTVRKRNRITSTLDTISMLPFVIPGSVLGIALVFAFNDAPFFWTGTAFIMVLAFVIRRMPYTIRSSTAIISQISPSMEEAAISLGASEKRTFFKVVVPMMMPGVLAGAIMSWITILGELSASIILYSSNTQTLAVSIYSEVIRGNFGNASAYSAILTITSILSLLLFFKLTGKKEMNL; via the coding sequence GTGCTTCGTAAATATGCAAATGGATGGAATCTGATTACGCTTTTTATTCTGTTATTTTTCGCGTTGTTCATCTTATTTCCAGTTGTCCTTGTGTTAAATAAAAGTGTGTACAATGCAGAAACCGGATTTACGTTGCAACATTTTGCCCATTTCTTTGATCGTAAATTTTATTGGGTTACGTTGTGGAATAGTATTAAAGTGACCATTGTTGCAACATTACTTGCTGTTTTAATTGGGCTGCCACTTGCTTATATCCTAAGAAGAGTGAAAATCTTTGGCAGTAAAGCGATCCAAATTTTAATTATTGTTTCGTACATCTCTCCGCCATTTATTGGTGCCTATGCATGGATTCAGTTGCTTGGACGTGGTGGGGTTATTACAAAGTTTGTAAACGATACGTTTGGTTTGAATTATGATGGCATTTATGGGTTTGCAGGAATTGTCCTTGTGCTAACGTTACAGTCCTTCCCGTTAATTTTTATTTACATTTCAGGTGCGTTGAAAAATGTTGATAATTCGTTAATTGAAGCCGCGGAAAGCCTTGGATATTCTGGGTTTCAGCGGATGTTAAAAATTGTTGTACCACTCATTACACCAACCCTTTTAGCCAGTGCGCTTCTTGTTTTTATGCGCGTTATTGCTGACTTTGGTACACCTATGCTGATTGGTGAAGGCTACCGAACCATACCCGTGTTAATTTACACGCAGTTTATGAGTGAAGTTGGTGGAGATGCTGGCTTCGCAGCAGCCATTGCAACCATTTTTATTATCGTAACAATCGCTTTGTTCCTTGTACAGCGCATTATTTCGAGACAATATTCGTATTCAATGTCGGCACTAAAGCCGATGGAGGTTAAAAAATCATTTGGGATAAAGAACGTGTTAAGCCATAGCGTTGTGTATGTGATTGCACTTTTATCGATCTTGCCACAGCTTGTTGTTATCTATACGTCCTTTTTAGAAACAACTGGTGGTCAAGTCTACACAGGGCGTTTTTCACTTCAAAATTACGAAACCATTTTGTTTAATCGTGATTTATCAATGATTTTAAATACGTATAAGCTGGGATTTTTTGCGATAATTATAATCGTCATTATCGGGATCTTTATTTCTTACCTAACGGTCCGGAAGCGTAACCGCATTACGTCTACACTTGATACCATTTCGATGCTTCCATTTGTTATTCCAGGTTCGGTGCTTGGTATTGCGCTCGTTTTTGCTTTTAATGATGCACCCTTTTTCTGGACTGGAACAGCATTTATCATGGTGTTGGCCTTTGTTATTCGTCGAATGCCGTATACGATTCGCTCAAGTACCGCCATTATTAGTCAAATTAGTCCGAGTATGGAAGAAGCTGCGATTAGCCTCGGCGCATCAGAGAAGCGTACATTCTTTAAAGTGGTCGTTCCAATGATGATGCCTGGCGTATTAGCGGGGGCAATTATGAGTTGGATTACAATATTAGGCGAATTAAGTGCATCCATCATTCTATACTCTAGTAATACCCAAACCCTCGCCGTGTCCATTTATTCTGAAGTGATCAGAGGGAACTTTGGAAATGCGTCTGCTTACTCAGCGATATTAACGATCACATCCATTCTATCTCTATTACTATTTTTTAAATTAACAGGAAAGAAAGAGATGAATTTATGA
- a CDS encoding TRAP transporter substrate-binding protein, with translation MRRLSIGFVSALTCFLAACSTPTALSSDVTVMRLPHNMNESHPIHQSLVHFAELAEEKSNGTLRFDIFPNGQLGSEREAIELTQTGAVDATKVSATALESFSPFYALFSIPYLFVDQDHYYEVMESSIATDIYDSTSDSGFFGLTYYDAGTRNMYTINQPVREPEDLAGLKIRVQPSETAIQMTRLMGGAPTPMAFGEVYTALQQGVIDGTENNETALISNNHGEVAKDYSYTEHAIVPDLLIFSKLRWDSFSEEERAIIKEAADESSQFHKELWAEEIERSVEAAKELGVTFHEDVNKEAFRDLVEPMHEAVRSNEEMAEYYERIRAMERGE, from the coding sequence ATGCGTCGTTTATCGATTGGATTTGTAAGCGCATTAACATGCTTTTTGGCTGCCTGTTCAACACCGACAGCATTATCAAGTGATGTTACCGTTATGCGCTTACCTCACAATATGAATGAAAGTCATCCAATCCATCAATCTTTGGTCCATTTCGCTGAACTAGCAGAAGAAAAGAGTAACGGGACGCTACGGTTTGATATTTTTCCAAATGGCCAATTAGGCTCTGAAAGAGAAGCAATTGAGTTAACTCAAACTGGTGCCGTAGATGCAACGAAGGTGAGTGCAACGGCGCTAGAAAGCTTTTCGCCATTCTATGCATTATTTAGTATTCCTTACTTATTTGTGGATCAAGATCATTATTATGAGGTGATGGAAAGCTCTATTGCTACTGATATCTATGATTCCACTTCTGACAGCGGTTTTTTTGGACTGACCTATTATGACGCAGGAACACGCAATATGTACACTATTAATCAACCGGTACGAGAACCAGAAGACTTAGCAGGTTTGAAAATTCGGGTACAGCCAAGCGAAACCGCCATACAAATGACACGTCTTATGGGTGGGGCTCCTACGCCAATGGCTTTCGGTGAAGTCTATACTGCCTTACAACAAGGTGTAATTGATGGAACTGAAAACAATGAAACCGCTTTAATATCAAATAATCACGGTGAAGTTGCAAAGGATTATTCGTATACAGAGCATGCGATTGTGCCTGATTTACTCATTTTTAGCAAATTACGTTGGGACAGCTTCTCCGAAGAAGAACGTGCCATTATTAAAGAAGCTGCCGATGAGTCCAGCCAGTTTCATAAAGAGCTATGGGCAGAAGAAATTGAGCGCTCTGTTGAAGCTGCAAAAGAATTGGGCGTAACGTTCCATGAAGACGTGAATAAAGAAGCCTTTCGGGACCTTGTAGAACCGATGCATGAAGCCGTTCGCTCAAACGAAGAAATGGCAGAGTACTACGAACGTATCCGAGCTATGGAGAGGGGGGAGTGA
- a CDS encoding ABC transporter ATP-binding protein — protein MSVAIHIENVVKKYENQTVIDGLSLEIKKGELFTLLGPSGCGKTTLLRMIIGFNSIEGGAIKLDDEVINNIPVNKRKMGMVFQNYAIFPHMTVAENIAFGLKAQHQDKSSMKSRIEEMMKVVRIEEHQAKKPDKLSGGQQQRVALARALVINPKVLLMDEPLSNLDAKLRVEMRNAIKDIQQEVGITTVYVTHDQEEALAISDRIAVMNKGVIQQIDKPETIYLRPRTLFVAQFIGTSNVIKATVEKVGDDSYLVFNEQYKEKLTTLSDAAKNGQEVLVSVRPQEFVVTSDVNTIAGTVNKTMFLGINTHYFVTLTTGETVEVVQNIEDHAIIPEGTTVQVKVKPALINVFDSSTEETLIKAGG, from the coding sequence ATGAGTGTTGCCATTCATATAGAAAACGTTGTCAAAAAATATGAGAATCAAACTGTGATTGATGGACTGTCATTAGAAATAAAAAAAGGAGAACTGTTTACTCTTCTTGGCCCTTCTGGTTGTGGAAAAACGACATTACTACGCATGATTATCGGCTTTAACTCCATTGAAGGAGGCGCAATAAAGCTAGATGATGAGGTCATTAATAACATCCCAGTGAACAAGAGAAAGATGGGAATGGTTTTTCAAAATTACGCTATTTTCCCACATATGACTGTTGCGGAAAACATTGCATTCGGGTTGAAAGCACAACATCAAGATAAATCATCTATGAAAAGCCGAATTGAAGAAATGATGAAAGTTGTTCGAATTGAAGAGCATCAGGCTAAAAAACCGGATAAGCTTTCTGGTGGACAACAGCAACGAGTTGCGCTTGCCCGCGCTTTAGTTATTAATCCGAAGGTATTGTTAATGGATGAGCCTTTATCGAACCTGGATGCAAAATTAAGAGTGGAGATGCGAAATGCGATTAAAGACATTCAGCAAGAAGTCGGCATAACAACGGTTTATGTAACCCACGATCAAGAAGAGGCGTTAGCGATTTCTGATCGTATTGCGGTAATGAATAAAGGTGTTATTCAACAAATCGATAAGCCGGAAACGATTTATTTACGCCCGCGTACCCTTTTCGTTGCTCAATTTATAGGCACGTCAAACGTCATCAAAGCAACTGTTGAAAAGGTCGGGGATGATAGCTACCTTGTATTCAATGAACAGTATAAAGAGAAGCTTACTACGTTAAGTGATGCTGCAAAAAATGGGCAGGAGGTATTGGTTTCCGTTCGCCCTCAAGAATTTGTTGTAACGTCTGATGTGAATACAATCGCTGGAACAGTCAATAAAACGATGTTCTTAGGAATTAACACACATTATTTTGTCACATTAACGACAGGAGAAACGGTAGAAGTTGTACAAAATATTGAAGATCATGCCATTATTCCAGAAGGAACAACGGTACAAGTAAAGGTGAAACCAGCACTTATTAACGTGTTTGATTCTTCAACAGAAGAGACGCTAATAAAGGCAGGTGGCTGA
- a CDS encoding LacI family DNA-binding transcriptional regulator → MVTIKDIARAANVSYSTVSKALNDSPLVKPETKTTILNKAKQLGYTPNFAAKHLVTKRTNTVGLVWPEINRVALTELARHVNKMMADEGKNILLSISDPTEAIALFSRMRSDAILLFEEDIPQNQLPAQLDMPLLSYGVPGINQFPTVGVQHEYAMELAVSTLVESGYSSIGYVGMVDGIGRRQLAKQTGYLDALKKRGLKPILIDTKGLNSIDGFTALSALLAKSPLPESLICSSYDIAVGTVRAIRQAGLTIPEDVALVSYDNIPQQAEADVPLTAVGVPVEKLAKSLVQELLRLIAGEEGLVRELVPELVVRASSHISKQ, encoded by the coding sequence ATGGTTACGATAAAAGACATCGCTCGAGCAGCCAATGTTAGCTATTCTACGGTGTCCAAAGCGCTAAACGATAGCCCGCTCGTTAAACCCGAGACGAAAACAACGATTTTAAACAAGGCAAAGCAGCTTGGCTACACACCAAATTTTGCTGCTAAACATCTCGTTACGAAGCGAACGAATACAGTTGGGCTCGTTTGGCCAGAAATAAACCGTGTTGCTTTAACAGAGCTTGCTCGACACGTTAACAAAATGATGGCTGATGAAGGAAAGAATATTTTATTATCCATTAGTGATCCAACCGAAGCGATCGCTCTTTTTTCGCGAATGCGTAGTGATGCCATTCTTCTATTTGAAGAAGATATCCCTCAAAATCAATTACCTGCTCAGCTTGATATGCCCCTTCTGTCTTATGGTGTGCCAGGTATTAACCAGTTTCCAACCGTAGGTGTACAGCACGAATATGCGATGGAATTAGCTGTTTCAACACTTGTTGAATCCGGCTACTCTTCAATCGGTTATGTTGGGATGGTTGACGGTATTGGTCGACGCCAGCTAGCTAAACAAACTGGCTATCTAGACGCACTAAAAAAACGCGGTCTGAAGCCTATTTTAATTGATACAAAAGGACTTAACAGTATAGATGGCTTTACCGCTCTATCTGCTCTCCTTGCTAAAAGTCCGTTACCCGAATCACTTATTTGTTCAAGCTACGACATTGCAGTCGGTACGGTTCGAGCAATTCGTCAGGCCGGTTTAACTATTCCAGAGGATGTTGCCCTAGTCTCTTATGACAATATTCCTCAACAAGCTGAAGCAGACGTCCCTCTTACAGCAGTCGGTGTACCGGTTGAAAAACTTGCAAAATCCCTTGTTCAAGAACTATTGCGGTTAATCGCAGGAGAAGAAGGACTTGTTCGAGAGCTTGTTCCGGAGCTTGTTGTGCGCGCATCATCGCATATATCCAAGCAATAA
- a CDS encoding TRAP transporter small permease — translation MIVVIERINKTIGKIIMFVSTSMFGVMVLVAVWQVVSRYVLNAPSTFSEEFLRYSLIWVTMIGGAYAFHLKKHIAIEMVVNRLNTRLQKAVRFLAQLFLLAFALVVMVYGGIQLVSLTMTQQTVSLGIPMGYIYLSLPISGVLITWFCLTELFTRKNGAPHEQTETIQLKND, via the coding sequence GTGATTGTAGTGATTGAAAGGATAAACAAAACGATCGGGAAAATTATCATGTTTGTCTCAACAAGTATGTTCGGTGTAATGGTTTTAGTTGCCGTATGGCAAGTGGTAAGCCGTTACGTTCTAAATGCGCCAAGCACGTTTTCTGAAGAGTTTCTGCGCTACTCCTTAATCTGGGTGACAATGATCGGTGGTGCATATGCTTTTCACCTAAAAAAACATATTGCCATTGAAATGGTCGTCAACCGTCTAAATACTCGATTGCAAAAAGCCGTTCGCTTCTTAGCGCAACTATTTTTGCTAGCGTTTGCCTTAGTCGTCATGGTGTATGGAGGCATCCAACTCGTGTCTTTAACGATGACACAGCAAACCGTTTCCTTAGGTATTCCAATGGGGTACATTTATTTATCGCTGCCCATTTCAGGTGTGCTCATTACATGGTTTTGTTTAACGGAACTGTTTACTAGAAAGAACGGAGCGCCGCACGAACAAACCGAAACCATTCAGTTGAAAAACGATTAA